A stretch of the Arthrobacter sp. PAMC 25486 genome encodes the following:
- the alaS gene encoding alanine--tRNA ligase, producing MKSHDIARRWVEFFASKQHTPVPSASLVSSDPSLLFTVAGMVPFIPYLTAREVPPFKRATSVQKCIRTGDIDEVGKTVRHGTFFQMCGNFSFGDYFKETAIPYAWELLTSSIDDGGYGLPADRLWVTVYEEDDEALAIWRDEVGVPVERIQRIGKEDNYWSTGQPGPAGPCSEIFYDRGAEYGIDGGPIADETRYIEIWNLVFMQYQIDNVRSKVDFDVVGELPNKNIDTGLGLERLAMILQGVENMYETDQVRPVLDKAAELSGKKYTSTEDPADPHHVDDVRMRVVADHIRSSLMLISDGVSPSNEGRGYVLRRLIRRAVRAMRLLGVETAVLPDLLPVSRDAMKGAYPEVETDFARISRIAYAEEKSFLRTIASGTARLEEAVKESKAANTSLSGEEAFALHDTYGFPIDLTLEMAGEAGLAVDEAGFRALMLEQRQRAQKDAKAKKSGHADLSVFHELLAQGETVFTGYTELEGQGRVRSILSNGAAVAHASTGDEISLVLDATPFYAEAGGQAADTGLITGDGFVVEVLDVQRPIKGLSVHKAIVREGELAADAVVRAAVDRERRHAAEQAHTGTHIVHAALHQILGPEALQRGSYNKAGYLRFDFAWGEGLSTATRSEIEEVANIAIRNNYRVDTKVMDLDAAKALGAMALFGENYGAEVRVVEIDGAWSRELCGGTHVDSTSRIGSLTLLGEQSVGSGNRRVEAFVGMDAFRHLAAERALVSSLTDMLKVPSNLLQERVAATLAKLKNAEKELERLRKEQLSAAAGTLVGTAIDANGVRVIAHDAGEVSSADDLRGLALDLRDRLGSAPSTIAVAGVSNARPIILIVTNEAARAAGIKAGNLVKLASGILGGGGGGKPDMAQGGGSDANAVGAALAAVSDAVKNRP from the coding sequence ATGAAATCTCACGACATCGCACGCCGCTGGGTAGAATTTTTCGCCAGTAAGCAACACACCCCCGTGCCTTCGGCCTCCCTGGTGTCCTCCGACCCGTCCCTGCTGTTCACGGTCGCCGGCATGGTCCCGTTCATCCCGTACCTGACCGCCCGTGAAGTCCCACCCTTCAAACGCGCCACCAGCGTGCAAAAATGCATTCGCACCGGCGATATCGACGAGGTCGGCAAGACCGTCCGCCACGGCACGTTCTTCCAGATGTGCGGCAACTTCTCCTTCGGCGACTACTTCAAGGAAACCGCCATCCCCTACGCTTGGGAACTGCTCACCAGTTCCATAGACGACGGCGGCTACGGGCTCCCAGCCGATCGGCTGTGGGTCACGGTGTACGAGGAAGACGACGAGGCCCTGGCCATCTGGCGCGATGAGGTGGGTGTCCCGGTGGAGCGCATCCAGCGCATCGGCAAGGAAGACAACTACTGGTCCACCGGCCAACCCGGCCCCGCCGGCCCCTGCTCGGAAATTTTCTACGACCGCGGCGCCGAATACGGCATTGACGGCGGCCCGATCGCCGATGAAACCCGCTACATTGAAATCTGGAACCTCGTGTTCATGCAGTACCAGATTGACAATGTGCGCTCCAAGGTTGATTTTGACGTTGTTGGTGAACTGCCCAACAAGAACATTGACACGGGCCTCGGACTGGAACGCCTGGCCATGATTCTCCAGGGTGTGGAGAACATGTACGAGACCGACCAGGTCCGCCCCGTCCTGGACAAGGCCGCCGAACTGTCAGGGAAGAAGTACACCTCCACCGAGGACCCTGCCGATCCGCACCACGTTGACGATGTGCGCATGCGTGTTGTCGCCGACCACATCCGCTCCTCGCTGATGTTGATTTCCGACGGCGTGTCCCCGTCCAACGAGGGCCGCGGCTACGTGCTGCGCCGCCTCATCCGACGCGCAGTGCGCGCCATGCGCCTGTTGGGCGTGGAAACCGCCGTGCTCCCGGACCTCCTGCCGGTGTCCCGTGACGCCATGAAGGGCGCCTACCCCGAGGTTGAGACCGACTTCGCCAGGATTTCCCGCATCGCCTACGCCGAAGAGAAGTCGTTCCTGCGCACCATTGCCAGCGGGACCGCCCGCCTGGAAGAGGCTGTGAAGGAATCCAAGGCAGCCAACACCTCACTGTCAGGTGAGGAAGCGTTCGCCCTGCATGACACCTACGGCTTCCCCATTGACCTGACGCTGGAAATGGCGGGCGAGGCGGGCCTTGCCGTTGACGAGGCGGGCTTCCGAGCCCTCATGCTTGAACAACGCCAACGCGCCCAGAAGGACGCCAAGGCCAAGAAGAGCGGCCACGCAGACCTCAGCGTTTTCCACGAGCTGCTGGCCCAGGGAGAAACCGTCTTCACCGGCTACACCGAGCTGGAGGGACAGGGCCGGGTGCGCTCCATCCTCTCTAACGGTGCCGCCGTGGCACACGCCTCCACCGGCGATGAAATTTCCCTCGTCCTTGATGCAACCCCGTTCTACGCCGAGGCAGGCGGCCAGGCAGCAGACACCGGTCTGATCACCGGCGACGGCTTCGTCGTCGAGGTCCTGGACGTGCAGCGGCCCATCAAGGGACTGAGCGTCCACAAGGCCATCGTGCGCGAAGGCGAACTGGCCGCGGACGCCGTGGTGCGCGCCGCCGTCGACCGTGAACGCCGCCACGCCGCCGAGCAGGCGCACACCGGCACACACATTGTGCATGCAGCCCTGCACCAGATCCTCGGCCCGGAAGCGCTCCAGCGTGGCTCCTATAACAAGGCCGGGTACCTGCGGTTCGACTTCGCCTGGGGTGAGGGCCTGAGCACCGCCACCCGTTCGGAAATTGAAGAGGTGGCCAACATCGCCATCCGCAACAACTACCGCGTGGACACGAAGGTCATGGACCTGGACGCCGCCAAGGCGCTCGGCGCCATGGCACTGTTCGGCGAAAACTACGGTGCCGAGGTCCGGGTTGTGGAGATCGACGGCGCCTGGTCGCGTGAGCTCTGCGGCGGCACCCACGTGGACAGCACCTCCCGCATCGGCTCCCTCACCCTGCTGGGTGAACAGTCCGTGGGGTCAGGAAACCGCCGCGTCGAGGCGTTCGTCGGAATGGACGCGTTCCGTCACCTGGCCGCCGAGCGTGCACTCGTCAGCTCGTTGACAGACATGCTCAAGGTGCCCTCGAACCTCTTGCAGGAGCGTGTGGCAGCCACCCTGGCCAAGCTCAAGAACGCCGAGAAGGAACTGGAGCGCCTGCGCAAGGAGCAGCTCAGCGCCGCTGCGGGCACCCTGGTTGGTACCGCCATCGACGCCAACGGGGTGCGTGTCATCGCCCACGACGCCGGCGAGGTCAGCAGTGCAGATGACCTGCGCGGGCTGGCGCTCGACCTGCGCGACCGGCTTGGCTCGGCGCCGTCGACCATTGCCGTTGCCGGTGTGAGCAACGCCCGCCCCATCATCCTGATTGTCACGAACGAGGCTGCACGCGCGGCTGGCATCAAGGCCGGAAACCTGGTCAAGCTGGCCTCGGGCATCCTGGGTGGCGGCGGCGGCGGCAAACCCGACATGGCCCAGGGCGGCGGCTCGGACGCCAACGCTGTCGGTGCGGCGCTGGCAGCCGTCAGTGACGCCGTAAAGAACCGGCCCTAG
- the ruvX gene encoding Holliday junction resolvase RuvX has translation MTEQSFPQGVKLGVDVGMVRVGLASCDPNGILATPVKTLSRDTKRNSDIKVVVKEAAAREAVQIFVGLPRTMKGEEKASAQMARSYATTLVALLQEAGLDVPVRLIDERLTTVSAHQALHKAGLDSREHRKVVDQVAAVEILQHAIDMQKARNANAGQLVRPRTPDVVGTDGLAQNEEVSTISTQIGVPEETTPAS, from the coding sequence GTGACGGAGCAAAGCTTCCCGCAAGGGGTCAAATTGGGTGTTGACGTTGGCATGGTCCGCGTCGGTTTGGCCTCTTGCGACCCCAACGGCATCCTGGCCACGCCGGTCAAGACGCTCAGCCGTGATACCAAGCGGAACAGCGACATCAAAGTCGTGGTCAAGGAAGCGGCCGCCCGGGAAGCCGTGCAGATTTTTGTCGGCCTGCCGCGGACCATGAAGGGTGAGGAAAAAGCATCCGCCCAAATGGCCCGCAGCTATGCCACGACACTCGTCGCGCTGTTGCAGGAGGCCGGGCTCGATGTTCCGGTGCGCCTGATCGACGAACGGCTCACCACCGTCAGCGCCCACCAGGCACTGCACAAAGCTGGCCTGGACAGCAGGGAACACCGTAAAGTAGTAGATCAAGTGGCAGCTGTTGAGATATTGCAGCACGCCATCGACATGCAAAAAGCGCGCAACGCCAATGCTGGCCAACTTGTGCGCCCACGTACGCCGGATGTTGTGGGGACTGACGGATTAGCGCAAAACGAAGAGGTTTCCACCATTTCTACGCAAATTGGCGTGCCTGAAGAAACGACTCCGGCATCATGA
- a CDS encoding DUF948 domain-containing protein produces the protein MSGGDIAGLIAAGVFAILVALLAVPIFKLGKVFDEIRTTIKQIGDGTTPLIEEVTNTVATTNTQLGKVDGISNNVSDATANISALSSLIAATIGQPLIKVSAFSYGVRQAFAGRGKPGRSRHSR, from the coding sequence ATGAGTGGTGGCGACATTGCAGGATTGATTGCGGCAGGAGTCTTTGCCATCCTGGTGGCATTGCTGGCCGTGCCGATCTTCAAACTTGGCAAGGTTTTTGACGAAATCCGCACCACCATCAAACAGATTGGTGACGGCACCACCCCGCTCATTGAGGAAGTCACCAACACCGTGGCCACGACCAATACGCAGCTGGGCAAGGTGGATGGCATTTCCAACAACGTCTCGGACGCCACCGCCAACATTTCAGCCCTGTCCTCGCTAATTGCCGCCACCATAGGCCAACCCCTGATCAAGGTGTCGGCCTTTTCCTATGGTGTACGCCAGGCCTTTGCCGGTCGCGGCAAGCCCGGCCGTTCCAGGCACAGCCGCTAA
- the rpsD gene encoding 30S ribosomal protein S4 — translation MANNTRARRQARLSRSLGIALTPKAAKYLERRPYGPGEHGRARKKQDSDYAVRLREKQRLRAQYGIREAQMTRAFEEAKHTKGMTGENLVEILETRLDALVLRAGFARTTAQARQLVVHRHIMVDGARVDRPSFRVAEGQLIHVHTRSQTMAPLQLAAAGAHRDVLPAVPAYLDVKLESLQARLVRRPKRAEVPVTCEEQLVVEFYSR, via the coding sequence GTGGCTAACAACACACGTGCCCGCCGGCAGGCCCGCCTTTCGCGGTCCCTCGGCATTGCCCTGACTCCGAAGGCCGCCAAGTACCTGGAGCGCCGACCGTACGGCCCCGGTGAGCATGGCCGTGCCCGCAAGAAGCAGGACAGCGACTACGCGGTACGCTTGCGCGAAAAGCAGCGTCTGCGCGCCCAGTACGGCATCCGCGAAGCACAGATGACCCGTGCCTTCGAAGAAGCCAAGCACACCAAGGGCATGACCGGTGAGAACCTGGTTGAGATCCTTGAAACCCGTTTGGATGCCTTGGTTCTGCGTGCAGGCTTCGCCCGCACCACCGCCCAGGCCCGCCAGCTGGTTGTGCACCGCCACATCATGGTTGACGGCGCCCGCGTGGACCGCCCGTCGTTCCGCGTTGCCGAGGGTCAGCTGATCCACGTGCACACGCGCAGCCAGACCATGGCTCCGTTGCAGCTTGCTGCAGCCGGCGCCCACCGCGACGTGCTCCCCGCCGTCCCGGCTTACTTGGACGTGAAGCTGGAGAGCCTGCAGGCCCGCCTGGTTCGCCGTCCGAAGCGTGCCGAGGTTCCCGTAACCTGTGAAGAGCAGCTGGTTGTTGAATTCTACTCACGCTAA
- the aspS gene encoding aspartate--tRNA ligase, whose protein sequence is MLRTHDLGSLRAEHIGQTVTLSGWVARRRDHGGVAFLDLRDASGVSQIVVREEEIFHALRNEFVLQITGTVSRRPEGNENPALATGEIEVMADDVVVLNEAAPLPFQVDEHVEVGEEARLKHRYLDLRRPGMQRNLRLRSEANRVARNLLHEQGYTEIETPTLTRSTPEGARDFVVPARLAPGSWYALPQSPQLFKQLLQVGGFEKYYQIARCYRDEDFRADRQPEFTQLDIEASFVDQDDIIALGEKIVSELWKLIDVEIPLPIRRMTYRDAMARFGSDKPDLRFGLELTEMTEFFKDTEFGVFKAPYVGAVVMPGGASQPRRQLDAWQEWAKQRGAKGLAYVLVKDEGELTGPVAKNLTDAERAGLADAVGAKPGDAIFFAAGEVAPSRALLGAARVEIGHRTGLIDPADWAFVWIVDAPMFEPASAAVASGDVAVGAGAWTAVHHAFTSPKPEFMDTFDTDPESALAYAYDIVCNGNEIGGGSIRIHRSDVQERVFEVMGLSREEAQEKFGFLLEGFKYGAPPHGGIAIGWDRAVSLLAGVDSIRDVIAFPKSGGGYDPLTQAPAPITAQQRKEAGVDFKPEAKPEADSK, encoded by the coding sequence GTGCTGCGCACACATGACCTGGGCTCCCTGCGGGCCGAACACATTGGCCAAACCGTCACCCTCTCGGGCTGGGTTGCCCGCCGCCGCGACCATGGCGGCGTTGCTTTCCTTGACCTGCGTGACGCCTCGGGCGTGTCGCAGATTGTGGTGCGCGAGGAAGAAATCTTCCACGCACTGCGTAACGAGTTCGTCCTGCAGATCACCGGAACGGTGTCCCGCCGCCCCGAAGGCAACGAAAACCCGGCCCTCGCCACAGGTGAGATCGAGGTCATGGCCGATGACGTCGTCGTGCTTAATGAAGCAGCGCCCCTGCCCTTCCAGGTGGATGAGCATGTGGAAGTCGGTGAGGAAGCGCGCCTGAAGCACCGCTACCTGGACCTGCGCCGCCCCGGCATGCAGCGCAACCTGCGCCTGCGCTCCGAGGCGAACCGTGTGGCCCGCAACCTGTTGCACGAGCAGGGCTACACCGAGATCGAGACGCCCACGCTGACGCGTTCCACCCCGGAAGGCGCCCGCGACTTTGTTGTCCCGGCACGCCTGGCCCCGGGTTCCTGGTACGCGCTGCCGCAGTCGCCGCAGCTGTTCAAGCAGCTCCTGCAGGTGGGTGGCTTTGAGAAGTACTACCAGATCGCGCGCTGCTACCGCGATGAGGACTTCCGTGCGGATCGCCAGCCGGAATTCACGCAGCTGGACATTGAGGCTTCCTTCGTTGACCAGGACGACATCATCGCCCTGGGCGAGAAGATTGTCTCGGAACTGTGGAAGCTGATCGATGTTGAGATCCCGCTGCCCATCCGTCGCATGACATACCGGGACGCCATGGCCCGCTTCGGCTCCGACAAGCCGGACCTGCGCTTCGGTTTGGAACTGACCGAGATGACGGAGTTCTTCAAGGACACCGAATTCGGCGTGTTCAAGGCACCTTACGTGGGTGCAGTGGTCATGCCCGGCGGTGCCTCACAGCCCCGCCGCCAGCTCGACGCCTGGCAGGAATGGGCCAAGCAGCGCGGCGCGAAGGGCCTTGCCTACGTGCTGGTTAAGGACGAAGGCGAGCTGACCGGTCCGGTTGCCAAGAACCTGACGGACGCCGAGCGTGCCGGCCTGGCCGACGCCGTGGGCGCCAAGCCCGGCGACGCCATCTTCTTCGCAGCCGGCGAGGTTGCGCCGTCGCGCGCCCTGCTGGGTGCAGCCCGTGTTGAGATCGGCCACCGCACCGGCCTGATCGACCCGGCCGACTGGGCTTTCGTGTGGATCGTTGACGCGCCCATGTTCGAGCCCGCCTCCGCTGCCGTTGCCTCCGGCGACGTGGCTGTTGGCGCCGGAGCGTGGACGGCCGTGCACCACGCGTTCACCTCGCCCAAGCCCGAGTTCATGGACACGTTCGACACCGACCCGGAAAGCGCCCTGGCCTACGCCTACGACATCGTGTGCAACGGCAACGAAATTGGTGGCGGCTCCATCCGTATCCATCGCAGCGACGTGCAGGAACGCGTCTTCGAGGTCATGGGCCTGTCCCGTGAGGAAGCCCAGGAGAAGTTCGGTTTCCTGCTCGAAGGCTTCAAGTATGGCGCCCCGCCGCACGGCGGAATCGCCATCGGCTGGGACCGTGCCGTGTCCCTGCTGGCAGGTGTTGACTCCATCCGCGACGTCATCGCCTTCCCGAAGTCCGGCGGCGGCTACGACCCGCTGACCCAGGCGCCCGCCCCGATCACCGCGCAGCAGCGCAAGGAAGCCGGCGTGGACTTCAAGCCCGAAGCCAAGCCTGAGGCTGACAGCAAGTAG
- a CDS encoding replication-associated recombination protein A, with translation MSDLFSALDGDDDADDGGTLSFGGSTAEGSRPRSPLAVRMRPRTLEEVVGQQHLLGPGSPLQMLAAGGSAGGAAGPASVMLWGPPGTGKTTLAHVIARGPGRKFVELSAITAGVKDVRRVMDQALTDRDLHGRTTVLFLDEIHRFNKAQQDALLPGVENRWVVLIAATTENPSFSVVAPLLSRSILLTLQPLTNADIQDLLERAVEDQRGLDGLVSLTDEAMDHLVRLAAGDARRGLTTLEAAAGVALSEVPATDVGADDPVVIDLAIAERAIDAAAVRYDRAGDQHYDIISAFIKSVRGSDVDAALHYLARMLEAGEDPRFISRRIMISAAEDVGMADPTALQTAVAAAQAVALIGMPEARIILAEAVVHVATAPKSNAAYNGINAAIADVRAGKGTMVPAPLRDAHYAGSAGLGHGKGYIYAHDAPHSIAVQQYPPDDLVGKNYYTPTVNGHERDLGPRLTRLREIIRGTGPVK, from the coding sequence GTGAGTGACCTTTTTAGCGCCCTTGACGGCGACGACGACGCGGACGACGGCGGCACCCTCTCCTTTGGTGGGTCGACGGCGGAGGGTTCGCGCCCGCGCAGCCCGCTCGCCGTGCGCATGCGCCCGCGCACGCTGGAGGAAGTGGTGGGCCAGCAACACCTGCTGGGGCCCGGTTCGCCGCTGCAGATGCTGGCCGCCGGTGGCAGTGCCGGGGGAGCAGCCGGGCCGGCCTCCGTCATGCTGTGGGGGCCTCCCGGCACCGGCAAGACCACCCTGGCACATGTGATTGCGCGCGGTCCGGGGCGGAAGTTTGTGGAGCTTTCGGCCATCACGGCAGGCGTGAAGGACGTGCGCCGGGTCATGGACCAGGCGCTGACCGACCGGGACCTGCACGGGCGCACCACGGTGCTGTTCCTCGATGAGATCCACCGCTTCAACAAGGCTCAACAGGATGCGCTGCTGCCGGGTGTGGAGAACCGCTGGGTGGTGCTGATTGCCGCGACCACCGAAAACCCGTCATTTTCCGTCGTGGCGCCGCTACTGTCGCGCTCCATACTGTTAACCCTGCAGCCGCTGACGAATGCCGACATCCAGGACCTGCTGGAACGTGCCGTCGAGGACCAGCGCGGCCTCGACGGGCTCGTCTCGCTGACAGACGAGGCCATGGACCACCTGGTCCGTCTTGCCGCTGGCGACGCCCGCCGTGGGCTGACCACCCTCGAGGCGGCTGCCGGTGTTGCCCTGTCGGAAGTCCCGGCAACGGACGTGGGTGCCGATGATCCGGTCGTCATCGACCTGGCCATAGCCGAACGCGCCATCGACGCCGCCGCCGTCCGCTACGACAGGGCGGGCGACCAGCACTACGACATCATCAGTGCGTTCATCAAGTCCGTGCGTGGCTCCGACGTTGACGCCGCCCTGCACTATCTGGCCCGCATGCTGGAGGCGGGGGAGGACCCGCGCTTCATCAGCCGGCGCATCATGATTTCCGCCGCCGAGGATGTCGGCATGGCCGACCCCACCGCCTTGCAAACAGCCGTTGCAGCAGCCCAGGCTGTTGCGTTGATCGGCATGCCCGAAGCCCGGATTATTCTGGCTGAGGCAGTGGTGCACGTGGCCACGGCGCCGAAATCAAACGCCGCCTACAACGGCATCAACGCCGCGATCGCCGATGTGCGGGCGGGCAAGGGGACCATGGTACCGGCGCCCCTGCGAGATGCCCACTATGCGGGTTCTGCCGGATTGGGCCATGGCAAGGGCTACATTTACGCCCACGACGCCCCGCACTCCATCGCCGTCCAGCAATATCCGCCGGATGACCTGGTGGGCAAAAATTACTACACCCCGACGGTGAACGGGCATGAACGCGACCTCGGGCCCAGGCTCACCCGGCTGCGGGAGATCATCCGCGGCACCGGTCCGGTGAAATAG
- a CDS encoding N-acetyltransferase, whose product MQTPEAASPGPITAPVARSAALDSIELLMDRAWPALESSTADGWVLRSASGVTQRANSIWPVSERSDAAMALREAENWYAARRQPVIFQLTHRPENASLEAFLDTRGYSGQSETIIMTAAVPPAEWVPPAGIAVTVDTEPSDEWLDLWWRVDGRGGAEEKVVARRILSGADSLYASARNEAGDVVGTGRLTIVDGRGGLYAMATHPDFRRQGVAAAVLAELQRQASVAGVSGLWLMVTAANTGAQALYAAAGFTEAGRYHYRQAAVGAC is encoded by the coding sequence ATGCAGACGCCAGAGGCAGCTTCCCCTGGCCCCATCACGGCGCCTGTAGCCCGCAGCGCCGCCCTGGACAGCATTGAACTGCTCATGGACCGTGCCTGGCCCGCCTTGGAAAGTTCGACGGCGGATGGCTGGGTCCTGCGGTCGGCCAGCGGGGTCACCCAGCGGGCCAACTCGATCTGGCCCGTTTCTGAACGCAGCGACGCAGCCATGGCGTTGCGGGAGGCGGAAAATTGGTATGCAGCGCGGCGCCAGCCCGTCATCTTCCAGCTCACGCACCGGCCCGAGAATGCCTCACTGGAAGCCTTTCTGGACACCCGGGGCTACTCGGGGCAGTCCGAAACCATCATCATGACGGCCGCCGTTCCACCTGCCGAATGGGTGCCGCCGGCGGGAATTGCGGTCACCGTGGACACGGAACCCTCGGACGAGTGGCTGGATTTGTGGTGGCGCGTCGATGGCAGGGGAGGCGCGGAGGAGAAGGTTGTTGCCCGGCGCATCCTGTCCGGCGCGGATTCGCTTTACGCATCTGCCCGCAACGAGGCCGGGGACGTGGTGGGCACCGGCAGGCTCACAATTGTGGACGGCCGGGGCGGCCTGTACGCCATGGCCACCCATCCGGACTTCCGGCGTCAGGGTGTGGCGGCTGCCGTGCTGGCGGAACTGCAGCGGCAGGCGTCGGTGGCCGGTGTGTCAGGCCTGTGGCTCATGGTGACGGCCGCGAACACGGGGGCGCAGGCGCTGTATGCGGCCGCGGGTTTCACCGAGGCAGGCCGGTACCACTACCGGCAGGCCGCCGTGGGCGCCTGCTGA
- a CDS encoding acVLRF1 family peptidyl-tRNA hydrolase, with protein sequence MNPSSRTTLVPAARLTGWVDRFVASHRGLASTTDTDDGVMLAMRDGATALLTPPWPADGRPGRGAGLVERLAALAAQERRLGIVLVRRGGYGVGVAVAGKLLASKVGTASSRSRGGDSGAAVVERAAAEAARIFSGTTFEYLATGGDRQLIESVLAAPALRTVANRPRLAPLAVTDPKMAVLEKAAADFCAVRVQITDA encoded by the coding sequence GTGAACCCCTCCAGCCGCACCACCCTTGTCCCCGCCGCCCGCCTCACAGGCTGGGTGGACCGTTTCGTCGCCTCCCACCGCGGCCTGGCGTCCACCACTGACACGGACGACGGCGTGATGCTGGCCATGCGCGACGGCGCCACCGCGCTGCTCACCCCGCCATGGCCCGCCGACGGCAGGCCCGGCCGGGGTGCCGGGCTGGTGGAACGGCTGGCGGCCCTCGCAGCGCAGGAACGCCGCCTGGGCATTGTGCTGGTGCGCCGCGGCGGCTACGGGGTGGGTGTAGCGGTGGCGGGAAAGTTGCTGGCCAGCAAGGTGGGGACCGCGTCTTCGCGGTCCCGCGGCGGAGATTCGGGCGCGGCGGTGGTGGAGCGGGCTGCGGCTGAAGCTGCCCGCATTTTCTCCGGGACCACATTCGAATATCTTGCCACCGGTGGCGACAGGCAGCTCATTGAATCAGTGCTGGCGGCGCCGGCGCTGCGGACAGTCGCGAACAGGCCGCGTCTTGCACCCCTAGCCGTGACGGATCCGAAAATGGCCGTGCTCGAGAAGGCTGCCGCGGACTTCTGTGCCGTGCGTGTGCAGATCACAGACGCCTGA
- the mltG gene encoding endolytic transglycosylase MltG yields MSKHVNGHAPAPATDDVPGTAWAHPDDAAHPAHPDDAPHGQPFDQDSHANVPHYVAPDYEAPLYEEPTYEAPQDELAAAAHDADTHNGEHQYEEIHQEEHGDYEVDYAEPLPSRRNSRVSKRVRKRRRSLVFLVIVLLFAAVVYFAFQAVKPMLGGFETPDYPGPGTGTVAFVVPDGATGRSIASELKSEDIVASEQAFLNALNDAEGAASLQPGTFEMRHQMKASDVVSVLLAVDGNKVHYAAVAQNLRIGETLQVLANSTGLPVSQFEELANQPALFDLPPQAKNLEGYLAPGEYRFSIDIDAKSVLEELVTATKTSLINTGVTDPSEQYRILTVASIIEFEGNEANYAMISGAIENRINKPNAETGGRLESDATVAYGLGIKTYNITAEQKADKSNPYNTFANPGLPVGPIGSPGSKAIEAAAHPEANPYYFWVTIDLDTGETLYAATFAEHQANVAKYVAWCDANQGKCE; encoded by the coding sequence ATGAGCAAGCACGTTAACGGCCACGCGCCCGCCCCCGCGACCGACGACGTCCCTGGCACCGCCTGGGCCCACCCGGACGATGCGGCCCACCCTGCCCACCCGGACGATGCGCCCCACGGGCAGCCCTTCGACCAGGACAGCCACGCCAACGTGCCCCACTACGTGGCACCGGACTATGAGGCGCCCCTCTACGAGGAGCCCACTTATGAGGCACCACAGGATGAGCTGGCGGCTGCGGCACACGACGCGGACACGCACAACGGGGAGCACCAGTACGAGGAGATTCACCAGGAAGAACACGGCGACTATGAGGTCGATTACGCCGAACCCCTGCCCTCACGTCGCAACAGCCGCGTGTCAAAACGTGTGCGCAAACGCCGGCGCAGCCTGGTCTTCTTGGTCATCGTGCTGCTCTTTGCGGCGGTCGTATACTTTGCCTTCCAAGCGGTCAAGCCCATGCTCGGCGGCTTTGAGACCCCCGACTACCCGGGCCCCGGCACGGGAACAGTGGCCTTCGTTGTCCCTGACGGCGCCACCGGGCGCTCCATCGCCAGCGAGTTGAAATCTGAAGACATTGTTGCCAGCGAGCAAGCGTTCCTGAATGCCCTTAATGATGCTGAAGGCGCAGCGTCGCTGCAGCCGGGCACCTTTGAAATGCGGCACCAGATGAAGGCCTCCGATGTCGTGTCCGTACTGCTGGCAGTTGACGGCAACAAGGTCCATTACGCCGCCGTGGCACAAAACCTGCGCATCGGCGAAACCCTGCAGGTGCTGGCCAACAGCACGGGCCTGCCTGTTTCCCAATTTGAGGAATTGGCCAACCAGCCGGCCTTGTTTGACCTGCCTCCCCAGGCAAAGAACCTTGAAGGCTACCTGGCACCGGGGGAGTACCGCTTCTCCATCGACATCGATGCGAAGAGTGTTCTTGAGGAACTTGTCACGGCCACGAAGACTTCACTGATCAACACCGGTGTTACCGACCCGAGTGAGCAGTACCGGATCCTAACCGTTGCCAGCATCATCGAGTTTGAAGGCAACGAGGCCAACTACGCCATGATCTCCGGCGCCATCGAGAACCGCATCAACAAGCCGAATGCCGAAACCGGCGGCCGGCTGGAATCCGATGCCACCGTAGCGTATGGGCTCGGCATCAAGACCTACAACATCACGGCCGAGCAAAAGGCCGACAAGTCCAACCCCTACAACACCTTCGCCAACCCAGGCCTGCCCGTGGGCCCCATCGGCTCTCCCGGCAGCAAGGCGATTGAGGCGGCCGCACATCCCGAGGCCAACCCGTATTACTTCTGGGTGACCATCGACCTGGACACCGGCGAGACGCTCTACGCGGCCACCTTTGCCGAACACCAGGCCAACGTCGCCAAGTACGTTGCCTGGTGCGATGCGAACCAGGGGAAGTGCGAATAA